A section of the Primulina eburnea isolate SZY01 chromosome 1, ASM2296580v1, whole genome shotgun sequence genome encodes:
- the LOC140827380 gene encoding probable E3 ubiquitin ligase SUD1 isoform X2: protein MEIGSATEAASAGSSSSSHAVAEPSSVDSSPGVSSYGSSNTMKNIDINGVSKYDLLDEEEEEDVCRICRNPGDIDNPLQYPCACSGSIKFVHQECLLQWLTHSNARQCEVCKHPFSFSPVYADNAPTRLPFLEFIAGITMKAYHVLHFFLRLSFVLCVWLLIIPFITFWIWRLAFVRSFGEAQRLFLSHLGTTVILTDCLHGFLLSASIVFIFLGATSLRDYFRHLRELGGHDADREDEGDRNGVRGARRQAAQANRNVAADGNGEDGGAQGIGGAGQMIRRNAENVAARWEMQAARLEAHVEQMFDGLDDADGAEDVPFDELVGMQGPVFHLVENAFTVLASNMIFLGVVIFVPFSLGRLILFYMSWFLSSAASPLLSAFVPLTESALSLASLTLKNALTASVNLTSDSNESSMLGQVVDALKINATGQTEVNISSAIAMDLLKVQSTGVSRLSDVTTLAVGYMFIFAFIIFYVGIITFIRYSRGEPLTMGRFYGFTSIAETIPSLFRQFVAAMRHLMTTIKVAFLLVIELGVFPLMCGWWLDLCTIRMFGKTISQRVEFFSVSPLASALVHWVVGIVYMLQISIFVSLLRGVLRNGVLYFLRDPADPNYNPFRDLIDDPVHKHARRVLLSVFVYGSLIVMLVFLPVKLAMQMAPSIFPFDISVSDPFTEIPADMLLFQICIPFAVQHFKLRHTLKSILRYWFTAVGWALGLTDFLLPKPEDNGGQEHGNRDLGRQDRGQAHAALQERALALGLVNRPRRVATNTNVGEYEAEETTDPERWAFVLRIVLLLVVAWMTLLVFNSALIIVPISIGRLLFNAIPLLPITHGIKCNDIYAFVIGSYVIWTASAGTRYCIELVRTRRTRVLLKQITKWCGIILKSSFLLSIWIFVIPVLIGLLFELLVIVPMRVPVDESPVFLLYQDWALGLIFLKIWTRLVMLDHMMPLMDESWRVKFERVRDDGFSRLQGLWVMREIVFPIIMKLLTALCVPYVLARGVFPILGYPLIVNSAVYRFAWVGCLILSLIFFCAKRFHVWFTNLHNSIRDDRYLIGRRLHNFGEKLENQQSDSHPTLENQDSTANGTDVNEDNPAAAVVGMRQRQVARLDA from the exons GATTTGTTGGATGAGGAGGAGGAAGAGGATGTTTGCCGGATCTGCCGGAATCCTGGGGACATCGATAATCCGCTGCAGTACCCCTGCGCGTGCAGCGGAAGCATCAAGTTTGTGCACCAGGAATGCCTTCTTCAGTGGCTTACTCACAGTAACGCTCGCCAATGCGAG GTCTGCAAACATCCATTTTCATTTTCTCCGGTTTACGCGGATAATGCTCCAACTAGACTTCCATTTCTGGAATTCATTGCTGGGATTACCATGAAAGCATACCATGTTCTACACTTCTTTCTACGCCTCAGCTTTGTGCTTTGTGTCTGGCTTCTCATAATTCCATTTATCACGTTTTGGATATGGCGGTTGGCCTTTGTTAGAAGTTTTGGTGAAGCTCAAAGACTATTTTTGAGTCATTTGGGTACGACGGTCATTCTTACAGACTGTTTACATGGATTTCTGCTCTCAGCGAGCATTGTGTTCATTTTCCTTGGAGCAACTTCACTGAGAGATTACTTTAGACATTTACGCGAACTTGGGGGCCATGATGCTGATAGAGAAGATGAAGGAGATAGAAATGGAGTTCGAGGTGCAAGAAGGCAAGCTGCTCAAGCCAATAGAAATGTTGCAGCAGATGGGAATGGCGAGGATGGTGGAGCACAGGGAATTGGTGGGGCCGGTCAGATGATCCGAAGGAATGCAGAAAATGTTGCAGCCAGGTGGGAGATGCAAGCAGCTCGCCTTGAGGCCCATGTTGAGCAGATGTTTGATGGTCTGGATGATGCCGATGGTGCAGAGGATGTACCTTTTGATGAACTGGTTGGCATGCAGGGACCTGTATTTCATCTGGTGGAAAATGCATTCACT GTCCTTGCAAGCAACATGATATTCCTCGGTGTTGTGATTTTCGTCCCCTTTTCATTAGGACGACTTATACTCTTCTATATGTCATGGTTTTTATCTTCTGCTGCTAGTCCTTTGCTATCTGCATTTGTGCCTCTTACTGAGTCAGCACTTTCATTGGCCAGTCTTACACTGAAGAATGCATTGACGGCTTCTGTAAATTTGACATCTGATAGCAATGAAAGTAGTATGCTTGGTCAGGTTGTCGATGCTCTGAAAATAAATGCAACAGGACAAACTGAGGTCAACATTAGCTCTGCCATTGCAATGGACCTTTTGAAAGTTCAGTCTACTGGGGTGTCACGCCTTTCTGATGTCACCACCCTTGCTGTTGGATACATGTTTATATTTGCATTTATTATCTTCTATGTCGGGATTATTACGTTTATTCGGTATTCCAGAGGAGAGCCTTTGACCATGGGGAGGTTCTATGGTTTTACGTCCATCGCAGAAACTATTCCATCCCTCTTCAGGCAGTTTGTGGCAGCCATGAGACATTTAATGACTACGATTAAGGTTGCCTTCCTCCTGGTTATTGAACTTGGGGTTTTTCCTCTCATGTGCGGTTGGTGGCTTGATCTTTGCACTATTAGAATGTTCGGGAAGACAATATCACAGAGGGTTGAGTTCTTCTCAGTCTCACCATTGGCAAGTGCCTTGGTTCATTGGGTTGTAGGTATTGTTTACATGCTGCAAATAAGCATCTTCGTCAGCCTTCTTCGAGGG GTATTGCGTAATGGTGTGCTGTATTTTCTCCGGGATCCTGCTGATCCGAATTACAACCCTTTTCGTGATCTGATTGATGATCCTGTCCACAAACATGCTCGTAGGGTTCTGTTGTCTGTTTTTGTCTATGGGAGTTTGATAGTGATGCTTGTATTTTTGCCAGTCAAGCTCGCAATGCAAATGGCTCCATCCATTTTCCCTTTTGATATTTC GGTATCCGACCCATTTACTGAAATTCCTGCAGACATGCTTCTCTTTCAAATATGCATTCCTTTCGCTGTCCAACATTTTAAACTAAGACATACTCTCAAATCAATTCTCCGGTATTGGTTTACTGCTGTTGGTTGGGCACTTGGTTTAACAGATTTTCTTCTACCAAAGCCAGAGGATAATGGTGGTCAAGAACATGGAAACCGGGATCTAGGTCGGCAGGATAGAGGACAAGCCCATGCTGCTTTGCAGGAACGAGCTCTGGCCCTTGGACTTGTAAACAGACCCAGACGTGTAGCGACAAATACTAATGTTGGAGAGTATGAAGCTGAAGAAACAACTGACCCAGA AAGGTGGGCCTTTGTACTCCGTATCGTGCTGCTGTTGGTTGTGGCTTGGATGACCCTGCTGGTCTTCAACTCTGCGTTGATAATTGTACCCATTTCAATTGGTCGATTGCTCTTCAATGCCATCCCACTTCTCCCAATTACTCATGGAATCAAATGCAATG ATATATATGCTTTTGTGATCGGAAGCTATGTTATTTGGACTGCTTCGGCTGGAACAAGGTATTGTATTGAGCTTGTAAGAACCAGAAGAACTCGAGTTTTACTCAAACAGATTACAAAATGGTGTGGCATTATTCTCAAGAGCTCTTTTCTCTTGTCGATATGG ATTTTTGTCATTCCTGTGTTGATTGGACTGCTTTTTGAACTTCTCGTGATCGTGCCTATGCGGGTGCCTGTGGATGAAAGTCCAGTTTTTCTTTTGTACCAGGATTGGGCTCTAGGACTGATCTTTTTGAAGATCTGGACTAGACTG GTTATGCTGGATCACATGATGCCACTAATGGACGAGAGCTGGCGTGTTAAATTTGAAAGGGTTAGAGACGATGGTTTCTCGAGGCTCCAAGGTCTTTGGGTGATGCGCGAGATAGTCTTCCCAATCATTATGAAGCTGCTTACGGCTTTATGTGTTCCCTATGTTTTAGCAAGAGGGGTCTTTCCGATATTGGGGTACCCATTAATAGTGAATTCTGCTGTCTATCGATTCGCCTGGGTGGGATGTCTCATCCTCAGTTTGATATTTTTCTGCGCCAAACGCTTTCATGTCTGGTTCACCAATCTCCACAATTCTATACGCGATGACAGATATTTGATCGGTCGTAGACTCCATAATTTTGGGGAGAAGTTGGAGAATCAACAATCTGATTCCCATCCTACCCTTGAGAACCAAGATTCTACTGCTAATGGCACTGACGTTAACGAAGACAATCCGGCAGCTGCTGTGGTTGGAATGAGACAAAGGCAAGTTGCTCGCTTGGATGCTTAA
- the LOC140827380 gene encoding probable E3 ubiquitin ligase SUD1 isoform X1 → MEIGSATEAASAGSSSSSHAVAEPSSVDSSPGVSSYGSSNTMKNIDINGVSKYDLLDEEEEEDVCRICRNPGDIDNPLQYPCACSGSIKFVHQECLLQWLTHSNARQCEVCKHPFSFSPVYADNAPTRLPFLEFIAGITMKAYHVLHFFLRLSFVLCVWLLIIPFITFWIWRLAFVRSFGEAQRLFLSHLGTTVILTDCLHGFLLSASIVFIFLGATSLRDYFRHLRELGGHDADREDEGDRNGVRGARRQAAQANRNVAADGNGEDGGAQGIGGAGQMIRRNAENVAARWEMQAARLEAHVEQMFDGLDDADGAEDVPFDELVGMQGPVFHLVENAFTLKPPSLVSIALGGLILYGQFILFPSLFPQVLASNMIFLGVVIFVPFSLGRLILFYMSWFLSSAASPLLSAFVPLTESALSLASLTLKNALTASVNLTSDSNESSMLGQVVDALKINATGQTEVNISSAIAMDLLKVQSTGVSRLSDVTTLAVGYMFIFAFIIFYVGIITFIRYSRGEPLTMGRFYGFTSIAETIPSLFRQFVAAMRHLMTTIKVAFLLVIELGVFPLMCGWWLDLCTIRMFGKTISQRVEFFSVSPLASALVHWVVGIVYMLQISIFVSLLRGVLRNGVLYFLRDPADPNYNPFRDLIDDPVHKHARRVLLSVFVYGSLIVMLVFLPVKLAMQMAPSIFPFDISVSDPFTEIPADMLLFQICIPFAVQHFKLRHTLKSILRYWFTAVGWALGLTDFLLPKPEDNGGQEHGNRDLGRQDRGQAHAALQERALALGLVNRPRRVATNTNVGEYEAEETTDPERWAFVLRIVLLLVVAWMTLLVFNSALIIVPISIGRLLFNAIPLLPITHGIKCNDIYAFVIGSYVIWTASAGTRYCIELVRTRRTRVLLKQITKWCGIILKSSFLLSIWIFVIPVLIGLLFELLVIVPMRVPVDESPVFLLYQDWALGLIFLKIWTRLVMLDHMMPLMDESWRVKFERVRDDGFSRLQGLWVMREIVFPIIMKLLTALCVPYVLARGVFPILGYPLIVNSAVYRFAWVGCLILSLIFFCAKRFHVWFTNLHNSIRDDRYLIGRRLHNFGEKLENQQSDSHPTLENQDSTANGTDVNEDNPAAAVVGMRQRQVARLDA, encoded by the exons GATTTGTTGGATGAGGAGGAGGAAGAGGATGTTTGCCGGATCTGCCGGAATCCTGGGGACATCGATAATCCGCTGCAGTACCCCTGCGCGTGCAGCGGAAGCATCAAGTTTGTGCACCAGGAATGCCTTCTTCAGTGGCTTACTCACAGTAACGCTCGCCAATGCGAG GTCTGCAAACATCCATTTTCATTTTCTCCGGTTTACGCGGATAATGCTCCAACTAGACTTCCATTTCTGGAATTCATTGCTGGGATTACCATGAAAGCATACCATGTTCTACACTTCTTTCTACGCCTCAGCTTTGTGCTTTGTGTCTGGCTTCTCATAATTCCATTTATCACGTTTTGGATATGGCGGTTGGCCTTTGTTAGAAGTTTTGGTGAAGCTCAAAGACTATTTTTGAGTCATTTGGGTACGACGGTCATTCTTACAGACTGTTTACATGGATTTCTGCTCTCAGCGAGCATTGTGTTCATTTTCCTTGGAGCAACTTCACTGAGAGATTACTTTAGACATTTACGCGAACTTGGGGGCCATGATGCTGATAGAGAAGATGAAGGAGATAGAAATGGAGTTCGAGGTGCAAGAAGGCAAGCTGCTCAAGCCAATAGAAATGTTGCAGCAGATGGGAATGGCGAGGATGGTGGAGCACAGGGAATTGGTGGGGCCGGTCAGATGATCCGAAGGAATGCAGAAAATGTTGCAGCCAGGTGGGAGATGCAAGCAGCTCGCCTTGAGGCCCATGTTGAGCAGATGTTTGATGGTCTGGATGATGCCGATGGTGCAGAGGATGTACCTTTTGATGAACTGGTTGGCATGCAGGGACCTGTATTTCATCTGGTGGAAAATGCATTCACT TTGAAGCCGCCTTCACTCGTCTCTATTGCATTAGGAGGACTTATACTGTATGGTCAGTTCATTCTATTTCCTTCTCTTTTTCCTCAGGTCCTTGCAAGCAACATGATATTCCTCGGTGTTGTGATTTTCGTCCCCTTTTCATTAGGACGACTTATACTCTTCTATATGTCATGGTTTTTATCTTCTGCTGCTAGTCCTTTGCTATCTGCATTTGTGCCTCTTACTGAGTCAGCACTTTCATTGGCCAGTCTTACACTGAAGAATGCATTGACGGCTTCTGTAAATTTGACATCTGATAGCAATGAAAGTAGTATGCTTGGTCAGGTTGTCGATGCTCTGAAAATAAATGCAACAGGACAAACTGAGGTCAACATTAGCTCTGCCATTGCAATGGACCTTTTGAAAGTTCAGTCTACTGGGGTGTCACGCCTTTCTGATGTCACCACCCTTGCTGTTGGATACATGTTTATATTTGCATTTATTATCTTCTATGTCGGGATTATTACGTTTATTCGGTATTCCAGAGGAGAGCCTTTGACCATGGGGAGGTTCTATGGTTTTACGTCCATCGCAGAAACTATTCCATCCCTCTTCAGGCAGTTTGTGGCAGCCATGAGACATTTAATGACTACGATTAAGGTTGCCTTCCTCCTGGTTATTGAACTTGGGGTTTTTCCTCTCATGTGCGGTTGGTGGCTTGATCTTTGCACTATTAGAATGTTCGGGAAGACAATATCACAGAGGGTTGAGTTCTTCTCAGTCTCACCATTGGCAAGTGCCTTGGTTCATTGGGTTGTAGGTATTGTTTACATGCTGCAAATAAGCATCTTCGTCAGCCTTCTTCGAGGG GTATTGCGTAATGGTGTGCTGTATTTTCTCCGGGATCCTGCTGATCCGAATTACAACCCTTTTCGTGATCTGATTGATGATCCTGTCCACAAACATGCTCGTAGGGTTCTGTTGTCTGTTTTTGTCTATGGGAGTTTGATAGTGATGCTTGTATTTTTGCCAGTCAAGCTCGCAATGCAAATGGCTCCATCCATTTTCCCTTTTGATATTTC GGTATCCGACCCATTTACTGAAATTCCTGCAGACATGCTTCTCTTTCAAATATGCATTCCTTTCGCTGTCCAACATTTTAAACTAAGACATACTCTCAAATCAATTCTCCGGTATTGGTTTACTGCTGTTGGTTGGGCACTTGGTTTAACAGATTTTCTTCTACCAAAGCCAGAGGATAATGGTGGTCAAGAACATGGAAACCGGGATCTAGGTCGGCAGGATAGAGGACAAGCCCATGCTGCTTTGCAGGAACGAGCTCTGGCCCTTGGACTTGTAAACAGACCCAGACGTGTAGCGACAAATACTAATGTTGGAGAGTATGAAGCTGAAGAAACAACTGACCCAGA AAGGTGGGCCTTTGTACTCCGTATCGTGCTGCTGTTGGTTGTGGCTTGGATGACCCTGCTGGTCTTCAACTCTGCGTTGATAATTGTACCCATTTCAATTGGTCGATTGCTCTTCAATGCCATCCCACTTCTCCCAATTACTCATGGAATCAAATGCAATG ATATATATGCTTTTGTGATCGGAAGCTATGTTATTTGGACTGCTTCGGCTGGAACAAGGTATTGTATTGAGCTTGTAAGAACCAGAAGAACTCGAGTTTTACTCAAACAGATTACAAAATGGTGTGGCATTATTCTCAAGAGCTCTTTTCTCTTGTCGATATGG ATTTTTGTCATTCCTGTGTTGATTGGACTGCTTTTTGAACTTCTCGTGATCGTGCCTATGCGGGTGCCTGTGGATGAAAGTCCAGTTTTTCTTTTGTACCAGGATTGGGCTCTAGGACTGATCTTTTTGAAGATCTGGACTAGACTG GTTATGCTGGATCACATGATGCCACTAATGGACGAGAGCTGGCGTGTTAAATTTGAAAGGGTTAGAGACGATGGTTTCTCGAGGCTCCAAGGTCTTTGGGTGATGCGCGAGATAGTCTTCCCAATCATTATGAAGCTGCTTACGGCTTTATGTGTTCCCTATGTTTTAGCAAGAGGGGTCTTTCCGATATTGGGGTACCCATTAATAGTGAATTCTGCTGTCTATCGATTCGCCTGGGTGGGATGTCTCATCCTCAGTTTGATATTTTTCTGCGCCAAACGCTTTCATGTCTGGTTCACCAATCTCCACAATTCTATACGCGATGACAGATATTTGATCGGTCGTAGACTCCATAATTTTGGGGAGAAGTTGGAGAATCAACAATCTGATTCCCATCCTACCCTTGAGAACCAAGATTCTACTGCTAATGGCACTGACGTTAACGAAGACAATCCGGCAGCTGCTGTGGTTGGAATGAGACAAAGGCAAGTTGCTCGCTTGGATGCTTAA